The Pelecanus crispus isolate bPelCri1 chromosome 7, bPelCri1.pri, whole genome shotgun sequence genome includes a window with the following:
- the BRPF1 gene encoding peregrin isoform X6 gives MGVDFDVKTFCHNLRATKPPYECPVGTCRKIYKSYSGIEYHLYHYDHDNPPPPQHTPLRKHKKKGRQARAANKQSPSPSETSQSPGREVMTYAQAQRMVEVDLHGRVHRISIFDNLDVVSEDEEVPEEVPENGSNKENTETQSVPPKSGKHKNKEKRKDSNHHHHNASAGTTPKLPEVVYRELEQDTPDAPPRPTSYYRYIEKSAEELDEEVEYDMDEEDYIWLDIMNERRKTEGVSPIPQEIFEYLMDRLEKESYFESHNKGDPNALVDEDAVCCICNDGECQNSNVILFCDMCNLAVHQECYGVPYIPEGQWLCRRCLQSPSRAVDCALCPNKGGAFKQTDDGRWAHVVCALWIPEVCFANTVFLEPIDSIEHIPPARWKLTCYICKQRGSGACIQCHKANCYTAFHVTCAQQAGLYMKMEPVRETGANGTSFSVRKTAYCDIHTPPGSVRRLPALSHSEGEEEEEEEEEEGKGWSSEKVKKAKAKSRIKMKKARKILAEKRAAAPVVSVPCIPPHRLSKITNRLTIQRKSQFMQRLHSYWTLKRQSRNGVPLLRRLQTHLQSQRNCDQVRRDTEDKNWALKEQLKSWQRLRHDLERARLLVELIRKREKLKRETIKVQQVALEMELTPFLILLRKTLEQLQEKDTGNIFSEPVPLSEVTEIYEVPDYLDHIKKPMDFQTMKQNLEAYRYLNFDDFEEDFNLIINNCLKYNAKDTIFYRAAIRLREQGGAVLRQARRQAEKMGIDFETGMHFPHCVTVEEAQVQDIEDEDVRLLLSENQKHLPLEEQLKILLERLDEVNAGKQSIGRSRRAKMIKKEITVLRRKLAHPRDLGRDGLERHSSSARGVLQSHNPCEKDLQTDSAAEESSSQETGKDLPANGFSGGNQPVKKSFLVYRNDCNLPRSSSDSESSSSSSSSAASDRTSTTPSKQGRGKPSFSRVNFPEDSSEDTSGTENESYSVGTGRSVGHGMVRKGMGRGAGWLSEDEDSSLDALDLVWAKCRGYPSYPALIIDPKMPREGMFHHGVPIPVPPLEVLKLGEQMTQEAREHLYLVLFFDNKRTWQWLPRTKLVPLGVNQDLDKEKMLEGRKSNIRKSVQIAYHRAMQHRNKVQGEQSSDSSESD, from the exons ATGGGCGTAGACTTCGACGTGAAGACCTTCTGCCACAACCTGCGGGCCACCAAGCCCCCCTACGAGTGCCCGGTGGGCACCTGCCGCAAGATCTACAAGAGCTACAGCGGGATCGAGTACCACCTCTACCACTATGACCACGAcaacccccccccgccccagcacaCCCCCCTGCGCAAGCACAAGAAGAAGGGGCGCCAGGCCCGCGCCGCCAACAAGCAGTCGCCCAGCCCCTCCGAGACCTCCCAGTCGCCGGGCCGCGAGGTGATGACCTACGCCCAGGCCCAGCGCATGGTGGAGGTGGACCTGCACGGCCGCGTCCATCGCATCAGCATCTTCGATAACCTCGACGTGGTGTCCGAGGACGAGGAGGTTCCCGAGGAGGTGCCCGAGAACGGGAGCAATAAGGAGAACACGGAGACTCAGAGCGTCCCGCCCAAATCTGGCAAGCACAAGAACAAGGAGAAGCGCAAGGACTCCAACCACCATCACCACAACGCCTCGGCCGGCACCACCCCCAAGCTCCCCGAGGTGGTGTAccgggagctggagcaggacacCCCTGACGCCCCACCTCGCCCCACCTCTTACTACAG GTACATCGAGAAGTCAGCCGAGGAGCTGGATGAGGAGGTGGAGTACGACATGGACGAGGAAGATTACATCTGGCTGGACATCATGAACGAGCGGCGGAAGACTGAAGGCGTGAGTCCCATTCCCCAGGAGATCTTTGAGTACCTGATGGACCGGCTGGAGAAGGAGTCCTACTTTGAGAGCCACAACAAGGGGGACCCAAACGCCTTGGTGGATGAGGATGCTGTCTGTTGCATCTGCAACGATGGGGAGTGTCAGAACAGCAACGTCATCCTCTTCTGCGACATGTGCAACCTGGCTGTGCATCAGGAGTGCTACGGGGTGCCCTACATCCCGGAGGGACAGTGGCTCTGCAGACGGTGCCTGCAGTCACCCTCGCGAGCTGTGGACTGCGCCCTGTGCCCAAACAAGGGGGGGGCCTTCAAGCAGACGGATGATGGGCGCTGGGCACACGTGGTCTGTGCCCTCTGGATCCCGGAGGTGTGCTTTGCCAACACCGTCTTCCTGGAGCCCATCGACAGCATTGAGCACATCCCGCCTGCGCGCTGGAAGCTGACCTGTTACATCTGCAAGCAGCGTGGCTCCGGGGCTTGCATCCAGTGTCACAAAGCCAACTGCTACACCGCCTTCCACGTCACCTGCGCCCAGCAGGCCGGGCTGTACATGAAGATGGAGCCCGTCCGGGAGACAGGGGCCAACGGTACCTCCTTCAGCGTGCGCAAAACCGCCTACTGCGACATCCACACACCGCCGGGCTCCGTGCGCAGGCTTCCCGCCCTCTCCCACAgtgagggggaagaggaggaggaggaggaggaggaggaggggaagggctggagctctgagaaagtgaaaaaagcaaaggccaAGTCTAGGATCAAGATGAAGAAGGCACGGAAGATCCTGGCAGAGAAACGAGCTGCAGCGCCCGTGGTTTCTgtgccctgcatccccccgcACAG GCTCAGTAAGATTACAAACCGTTTAACCATCCAGAGGAAGAGCCAGTTCATGCAGAGGCTGCACAGCTACTGGACTCTGAAGAGACAGTCCCGCAACGGTGTGCCTCTGCTCCGCCGCCTTCAGACACACTTGCAGTCACAAAGAAACTGCGACCAGGTAAGG AGAGATACTGAGGATAAGAACTGGGCCCTGAAGGAGCAGCTGAAGTCATGGCAGCGCCTCCGCCATGACCTAGAGCGTGCACGCTTGCTGGTGGAGCTGATACGCAAGCGGGAGAAGCTCAAGAGAGAGACG ATCAAAGTGCAGCAGGTGGCACTGGAAATGGAGCTGACccccttcctcatcctcctccgCAAGACGCTTGAGCAGCTACAGGAGAAAGACACAGGCAACATCTTCAGCGAGCCGGTCCCTCTGTCTGAGGTAACAGAAATCTACGAA GTCCCAGACTACCTGGATCACATCAAGAAGCCGATGGATTTTCAgacaatgaaacaaaacctaGAGGCCTATCGCTATCTGAACTTTGATGACTTTGAGGAGGATTTCAACCTGATTATCAACAACTGTTTGAAATACAATGCCAAAGACACAATCTTCTACCGGGCAGCCATCCGTCTGCGGGAGCAGGGAGGCGCCGTTCTCCGGCAGGCTCGCCGGCAGGCGGAGAAGATGGGCATTGACTTTGAGACAGGCATGCACTTCCCCCACTGTGTAACGGTGGAAGAGGCTCAGGTCCAAGACATCGAGGACG AAGATGTGCGGCTGCTGCTCTCGGAGAATCAGAAGCACCTGCCCttggaggagcagctgaagatCCTGCTGGAGCGGCTGGATGAGGTCAATGCTGGCAAGCAGAGCATAGGACGGTCCCGCCGGGCCAAGATGATCAAGAAGGAGATCACAGTCCTACGGCGGAAACTTGCTCACCCGCGGGACCTGGGCAGAGACGGGCTGGAGCGgcacagctcctctgccaggggAGTCCTGCAGTCGCACAACCCCTGCGAGAAGGACCTGCAGACAGACAGCGCTGCAGAAGAGAGCAGCAGTCAGGAGACTGGCAAAG ACCTGCCAGCCAACGGTTTCAGCGGCGGGAACCAGCCAGTGAAGAAGAGCTTCCTGGTGTACCGCAACGACTGCAATCTTCCCCGGAGCAGCTCCGACTCAGAGtccagcagtagcagcagcagcagcgctgcctCAGACCGTACCAG CACAACACCCTccaagcagggcagagggaagccATCTTTCTCCCGAGTGAACTTCCCGGAGGACAGCAGCGAGGACACGTCGGGGACGGAGAATGAGTCCTACTCTGTGGGCACGGGGCGAAGCGTGGGGCACGGCA TGGTGCGCAAGGGCATGGGGCGTGGCGCAGGGTGGCTGTCCGAGGACGAGGATTCCTCCCTGGATGCCCTGGACCTGGTGTGGGCCAAGTGCCGGGGCTACCCCTCCTACCCGGCGCTG ATCATCGACCCCAAGATGCCGCGGGAGGGCATGTTCCACCACggcgtccccatccccgtgcccccctTGGAGGTGCTGAAGCTGGGGGAGCAGATGACTCAGGAAGCACGCGAGCACCTCTACCTTGTCCTCTTCTTCGACAACAAGCGCACTTG gcAGTGGTTGCCCCGGACGAAGCTGGTGCCTCTGGGGGTGAACCAGGACCTGGACAAGGAGAAGATGCTGGAGGGCCGCAAGTCCAACATCCGCAAGTCGGTGCAGATCGCCTACCACCGCGCCATGCAGCACCGCAACAAGGTGCAGGGCGAGCAGAGCAGCGACTCCAGCGAGAGCGACTga
- the BRPF1 gene encoding peregrin isoform X4, giving the protein MGVDFDVKTFCHNLRATKPPYECPVGTCRKIYKSYSGIEYHLYHYDHDNPPPPQHTPLRKHKKKGRQARAANKQSPSPSETSQSPGREVMTYAQAQRMVEVDLHGRVHRISIFDNLDVVSEDEEVPEEVPENGSNKENTETQSVPPKSGKHKNKEKRKDSNHHHHNASAGTTPKLPEVVYRELEQDTPDAPPRPTSYYRYIEKSAEELDEEVEYDMDEEDYIWLDIMNERRKTEGVSPIPQEIFEYLMDRLEKESYFESHNKGDPNALVDEDAVCCICNDGECQNSNVILFCDMCNLAVHQECYGVPYIPEGQWLCRRCLQSPSRAVDCALCPNKGGAFKQTDDGRWAHVVCALWIPEVCFANTVFLEPIDSIEHIPPARWKLTCYICKQRGSGACIQCHKANCYTAFHVTCAQQAGLYMKMEPVRETGANGTSFSVRKTAYCDIHTPPGSVRRLPALSHSEGEEEEEEEEEEGKGWSSEKVKKAKAKSRIKMKKARKILAEKRAAAPVVSVPCIPPHRLSKITNRLTIQRKSQFMQRLHSYWTLKRQSRNGVPLLRRLQTHLQSQRNCDQVRRDTEDKNWALKEQLKSWQRLRHDLERARLLVELIRKREKLKRETIKVQQVALEMELTPFLILLRKTLEQLQEKDTGNIFSEPVPLSEVTEIYEVPDYLDHIKKPMDFQTMKQNLEAYRYLNFDDFEEDFNLIINNCLKYNAKDTIFYRAAIRLREQGGAVLRQARRQAEKMGIDFETGMHFPHCVTVEEAQVQDIEDDVRLLLSENQKHLPLEEQLKILLERLDEVNAGKQSIGRSRRAKMIKKEITVLRRKLAHPRDLGRDGLERHSSSARGVLQSHNPCEKDLQTDSAAEESSSQETGKGLGPNSSSTPAHEVGRRTSVLFSKKNPKTAGPPKRPGRPPKNRDSQITPGHGNSPIGPPQLPIMGSSQRQRKRGRSPRPSSSSDSDSDKSTEDAPMDLPANGFSGGNQPVKKSFLVYRNDCNLPRSSSDSESSSSSSSSAASDRTSTTPSKQGRGKPSFSRVNFPEDSSEDTSGTENESYSVGTGRSVGHGMVRKGMGRGAGWLSEDEDSSLDALDLVWAKCRGYPSYPALIIDPKMPREGMFHHGVPIPVPPLEVLKLGEQMTQEAREHLYLVLFFDNKRTWQWLPRTKLVPLGVNQDLDKEKMLEGRKSNIRKSVQIAYHRAMQHRNKVQGEQSSDSSESD; this is encoded by the exons ATGGGCGTAGACTTCGACGTGAAGACCTTCTGCCACAACCTGCGGGCCACCAAGCCCCCCTACGAGTGCCCGGTGGGCACCTGCCGCAAGATCTACAAGAGCTACAGCGGGATCGAGTACCACCTCTACCACTATGACCACGAcaacccccccccgccccagcacaCCCCCCTGCGCAAGCACAAGAAGAAGGGGCGCCAGGCCCGCGCCGCCAACAAGCAGTCGCCCAGCCCCTCCGAGACCTCCCAGTCGCCGGGCCGCGAGGTGATGACCTACGCCCAGGCCCAGCGCATGGTGGAGGTGGACCTGCACGGCCGCGTCCATCGCATCAGCATCTTCGATAACCTCGACGTGGTGTCCGAGGACGAGGAGGTTCCCGAGGAGGTGCCCGAGAACGGGAGCAATAAGGAGAACACGGAGACTCAGAGCGTCCCGCCCAAATCTGGCAAGCACAAGAACAAGGAGAAGCGCAAGGACTCCAACCACCATCACCACAACGCCTCGGCCGGCACCACCCCCAAGCTCCCCGAGGTGGTGTAccgggagctggagcaggacacCCCTGACGCCCCACCTCGCCCCACCTCTTACTACAG GTACATCGAGAAGTCAGCCGAGGAGCTGGATGAGGAGGTGGAGTACGACATGGACGAGGAAGATTACATCTGGCTGGACATCATGAACGAGCGGCGGAAGACTGAAGGCGTGAGTCCCATTCCCCAGGAGATCTTTGAGTACCTGATGGACCGGCTGGAGAAGGAGTCCTACTTTGAGAGCCACAACAAGGGGGACCCAAACGCCTTGGTGGATGAGGATGCTGTCTGTTGCATCTGCAACGATGGGGAGTGTCAGAACAGCAACGTCATCCTCTTCTGCGACATGTGCAACCTGGCTGTGCATCAGGAGTGCTACGGGGTGCCCTACATCCCGGAGGGACAGTGGCTCTGCAGACGGTGCCTGCAGTCACCCTCGCGAGCTGTGGACTGCGCCCTGTGCCCAAACAAGGGGGGGGCCTTCAAGCAGACGGATGATGGGCGCTGGGCACACGTGGTCTGTGCCCTCTGGATCCCGGAGGTGTGCTTTGCCAACACCGTCTTCCTGGAGCCCATCGACAGCATTGAGCACATCCCGCCTGCGCGCTGGAAGCTGACCTGTTACATCTGCAAGCAGCGTGGCTCCGGGGCTTGCATCCAGTGTCACAAAGCCAACTGCTACACCGCCTTCCACGTCACCTGCGCCCAGCAGGCCGGGCTGTACATGAAGATGGAGCCCGTCCGGGAGACAGGGGCCAACGGTACCTCCTTCAGCGTGCGCAAAACCGCCTACTGCGACATCCACACACCGCCGGGCTCCGTGCGCAGGCTTCCCGCCCTCTCCCACAgtgagggggaagaggaggaggaggaggaggaggaggaggggaagggctggagctctgagaaagtgaaaaaagcaaaggccaAGTCTAGGATCAAGATGAAGAAGGCACGGAAGATCCTGGCAGAGAAACGAGCTGCAGCGCCCGTGGTTTCTgtgccctgcatccccccgcACAG GCTCAGTAAGATTACAAACCGTTTAACCATCCAGAGGAAGAGCCAGTTCATGCAGAGGCTGCACAGCTACTGGACTCTGAAGAGACAGTCCCGCAACGGTGTGCCTCTGCTCCGCCGCCTTCAGACACACTTGCAGTCACAAAGAAACTGCGACCAGGTAAGG AGAGATACTGAGGATAAGAACTGGGCCCTGAAGGAGCAGCTGAAGTCATGGCAGCGCCTCCGCCATGACCTAGAGCGTGCACGCTTGCTGGTGGAGCTGATACGCAAGCGGGAGAAGCTCAAGAGAGAGACG ATCAAAGTGCAGCAGGTGGCACTGGAAATGGAGCTGACccccttcctcatcctcctccgCAAGACGCTTGAGCAGCTACAGGAGAAAGACACAGGCAACATCTTCAGCGAGCCGGTCCCTCTGTCTGAGGTAACAGAAATCTACGAA GTCCCAGACTACCTGGATCACATCAAGAAGCCGATGGATTTTCAgacaatgaaacaaaacctaGAGGCCTATCGCTATCTGAACTTTGATGACTTTGAGGAGGATTTCAACCTGATTATCAACAACTGTTTGAAATACAATGCCAAAGACACAATCTTCTACCGGGCAGCCATCCGTCTGCGGGAGCAGGGAGGCGCCGTTCTCCGGCAGGCTCGCCGGCAGGCGGAGAAGATGGGCATTGACTTTGAGACAGGCATGCACTTCCCCCACTGTGTAACGGTGGAAGAGGCTCAGGTCCAAGACATCGAGGACG ATGTGCGGCTGCTGCTCTCGGAGAATCAGAAGCACCTGCCCttggaggagcagctgaagatCCTGCTGGAGCGGCTGGATGAGGTCAATGCTGGCAAGCAGAGCATAGGACGGTCCCGCCGGGCCAAGATGATCAAGAAGGAGATCACAGTCCTACGGCGGAAACTTGCTCACCCGCGGGACCTGGGCAGAGACGGGCTGGAGCGgcacagctcctctgccaggggAGTCCTGCAGTCGCACAACCCCTGCGAGAAGGACCTGCAGACAGACAGCGCTGCAGAAGAGAGCAGCAGTCAGGAGACTGGCAAAG GTCTGGGACCCAATTCTTCTTCCACCCCAGCACATGAAGTTGGCAGGAGGACCTCAGTGCTCTTCTCCAAGAAGAACCCTAAAACTGCAGGCCCTCCAAAACGTCCAGGACGCCCCCCAAAGAATCGAGACAGCCAGATCACTCCTGGGCATGGGAACAGCCCCATCgggcccccccagctcccgatAATGGGGTCCTCCCAGCGGCAGAGGAAGCGAGGGCGAAGCCCGCGCCCCAGCTCCAGCTCGGACAGTGACAGCGATAAGTCCACCGAAGACGCTCCCATGG ACCTGCCAGCCAACGGTTTCAGCGGCGGGAACCAGCCAGTGAAGAAGAGCTTCCTGGTGTACCGCAACGACTGCAATCTTCCCCGGAGCAGCTCCGACTCAGAGtccagcagtagcagcagcagcagcgctgcctCAGACCGTACCAG CACAACACCCTccaagcagggcagagggaagccATCTTTCTCCCGAGTGAACTTCCCGGAGGACAGCAGCGAGGACACGTCGGGGACGGAGAATGAGTCCTACTCTGTGGGCACGGGGCGAAGCGTGGGGCACGGCA TGGTGCGCAAGGGCATGGGGCGTGGCGCAGGGTGGCTGTCCGAGGACGAGGATTCCTCCCTGGATGCCCTGGACCTGGTGTGGGCCAAGTGCCGGGGCTACCCCTCCTACCCGGCGCTG ATCATCGACCCCAAGATGCCGCGGGAGGGCATGTTCCACCACggcgtccccatccccgtgcccccctTGGAGGTGCTGAAGCTGGGGGAGCAGATGACTCAGGAAGCACGCGAGCACCTCTACCTTGTCCTCTTCTTCGACAACAAGCGCACTTG gcAGTGGTTGCCCCGGACGAAGCTGGTGCCTCTGGGGGTGAACCAGGACCTGGACAAGGAGAAGATGCTGGAGGGCCGCAAGTCCAACATCCGCAAGTCGGTGCAGATCGCCTACCACCGCGCCATGCAGCACCGCAACAAGGTGCAGGGCGAGCAGAGCAGCGACTCCAGCGAGAGCGACTga
- the BRPF1 gene encoding peregrin isoform X5, producing MGVDFDVKTFCHNLRATKPPYECPVGTCRKIYKSYSGIEYHLYHYDHDNPPPPQHTPLRKHKKKGRQARAANKQSPSPSETSQSPGREVMTYAQAQRMVEVDLHGRVHRISIFDNLDVVSEDEEVPEEVPENGSNKENTETQSVPPKSGKHKNKEKRKDSNHHHHNASAGTTPKLPEVVYRELEQDTPDAPPRPTSYYRYIEKSAEELDEEVEYDMDEEDYIWLDIMNERRKTEGVSPIPQEIFEYLMDRLEKESYFESHNKGDPNALVDEDAVCCICNDGECQNSNVILFCDMCNLAVHQECYGVPYIPEGQWLCRRCLQSPSRAVDCALCPNKGGAFKQTDDGRWAHVVCALWIPEVCFANTVFLEPIDSIEHIPPARWKLTCYICKQRGSGACIQCHKANCYTAFHVTCAQQAGLYMKMEPVRETGANGTSFSVRKTAYCDIHTPPGSVRRLPALSHSEGEEEEEEEEEEGKGWSSEKVKKAKAKSRIKMKKARKILAEKRAAAPVVSVPCIPPHRLSKITNRLTIQRKSQFMQRLHSYWTLKRQSRNGVPLLRRLQTHLQSQRNCDQVRRDTEDKNWALKEQLKSWQRLRHDLERARLLVELIRKREKLKRETIKVQQVALEMELTPFLILLRKTLEQLQEKDTGNIFSEPVPLSEVPDYLDHIKKPMDFQTMKQNLEAYRYLNFDDFEEDFNLIINNCLKYNAKDTIFYRAAIRLREQGGAVLRQARRQAEKMGIDFETGMHFPHCVTVEEAQVQDIEDEDVRLLLSENQKHLPLEEQLKILLERLDEVNAGKQSIGRSRRAKMIKKEITVLRRKLAHPRDLGRDGLERHSSSARGVLQSHNPCEKDLQTDSAAEESSSQETGKDLPANGFSGGNQPVKKSFLVYRNDCNLPRSSSDSESSSSSSSSAASDRTSTTPSKQGRGKPSFSRVNFPEDSSEDTSGTENESYSVGTGRSVGHGMVRKGMGRGAGWLSEDEDSSLDALDLVWAKCRGYPSYPALIIDPKMPREGMFHHGVPIPVPPLEVLKLGEQMTQEAREHLYLVLFFDNKRTWQWLPRTKLVPLGVNQDLDKEKMLEGRKSNIRKSVQIAYHRAMQHRNKVQGEQSSDSSESD from the exons ATGGGCGTAGACTTCGACGTGAAGACCTTCTGCCACAACCTGCGGGCCACCAAGCCCCCCTACGAGTGCCCGGTGGGCACCTGCCGCAAGATCTACAAGAGCTACAGCGGGATCGAGTACCACCTCTACCACTATGACCACGAcaacccccccccgccccagcacaCCCCCCTGCGCAAGCACAAGAAGAAGGGGCGCCAGGCCCGCGCCGCCAACAAGCAGTCGCCCAGCCCCTCCGAGACCTCCCAGTCGCCGGGCCGCGAGGTGATGACCTACGCCCAGGCCCAGCGCATGGTGGAGGTGGACCTGCACGGCCGCGTCCATCGCATCAGCATCTTCGATAACCTCGACGTGGTGTCCGAGGACGAGGAGGTTCCCGAGGAGGTGCCCGAGAACGGGAGCAATAAGGAGAACACGGAGACTCAGAGCGTCCCGCCCAAATCTGGCAAGCACAAGAACAAGGAGAAGCGCAAGGACTCCAACCACCATCACCACAACGCCTCGGCCGGCACCACCCCCAAGCTCCCCGAGGTGGTGTAccgggagctggagcaggacacCCCTGACGCCCCACCTCGCCCCACCTCTTACTACAG GTACATCGAGAAGTCAGCCGAGGAGCTGGATGAGGAGGTGGAGTACGACATGGACGAGGAAGATTACATCTGGCTGGACATCATGAACGAGCGGCGGAAGACTGAAGGCGTGAGTCCCATTCCCCAGGAGATCTTTGAGTACCTGATGGACCGGCTGGAGAAGGAGTCCTACTTTGAGAGCCACAACAAGGGGGACCCAAACGCCTTGGTGGATGAGGATGCTGTCTGTTGCATCTGCAACGATGGGGAGTGTCAGAACAGCAACGTCATCCTCTTCTGCGACATGTGCAACCTGGCTGTGCATCAGGAGTGCTACGGGGTGCCCTACATCCCGGAGGGACAGTGGCTCTGCAGACGGTGCCTGCAGTCACCCTCGCGAGCTGTGGACTGCGCCCTGTGCCCAAACAAGGGGGGGGCCTTCAAGCAGACGGATGATGGGCGCTGGGCACACGTGGTCTGTGCCCTCTGGATCCCGGAGGTGTGCTTTGCCAACACCGTCTTCCTGGAGCCCATCGACAGCATTGAGCACATCCCGCCTGCGCGCTGGAAGCTGACCTGTTACATCTGCAAGCAGCGTGGCTCCGGGGCTTGCATCCAGTGTCACAAAGCCAACTGCTACACCGCCTTCCACGTCACCTGCGCCCAGCAGGCCGGGCTGTACATGAAGATGGAGCCCGTCCGGGAGACAGGGGCCAACGGTACCTCCTTCAGCGTGCGCAAAACCGCCTACTGCGACATCCACACACCGCCGGGCTCCGTGCGCAGGCTTCCCGCCCTCTCCCACAgtgagggggaagaggaggaggaggaggaggaggaggaggggaagggctggagctctgagaaagtgaaaaaagcaaaggccaAGTCTAGGATCAAGATGAAGAAGGCACGGAAGATCCTGGCAGAGAAACGAGCTGCAGCGCCCGTGGTTTCTgtgccctgcatccccccgcACAG GCTCAGTAAGATTACAAACCGTTTAACCATCCAGAGGAAGAGCCAGTTCATGCAGAGGCTGCACAGCTACTGGACTCTGAAGAGACAGTCCCGCAACGGTGTGCCTCTGCTCCGCCGCCTTCAGACACACTTGCAGTCACAAAGAAACTGCGACCAGGTAAGG AGAGATACTGAGGATAAGAACTGGGCCCTGAAGGAGCAGCTGAAGTCATGGCAGCGCCTCCGCCATGACCTAGAGCGTGCACGCTTGCTGGTGGAGCTGATACGCAAGCGGGAGAAGCTCAAGAGAGAGACG ATCAAAGTGCAGCAGGTGGCACTGGAAATGGAGCTGACccccttcctcatcctcctccgCAAGACGCTTGAGCAGCTACAGGAGAAAGACACAGGCAACATCTTCAGCGAGCCGGTCCCTCTGTCTGAG GTCCCAGACTACCTGGATCACATCAAGAAGCCGATGGATTTTCAgacaatgaaacaaaacctaGAGGCCTATCGCTATCTGAACTTTGATGACTTTGAGGAGGATTTCAACCTGATTATCAACAACTGTTTGAAATACAATGCCAAAGACACAATCTTCTACCGGGCAGCCATCCGTCTGCGGGAGCAGGGAGGCGCCGTTCTCCGGCAGGCTCGCCGGCAGGCGGAGAAGATGGGCATTGACTTTGAGACAGGCATGCACTTCCCCCACTGTGTAACGGTGGAAGAGGCTCAGGTCCAAGACATCGAGGACG AAGATGTGCGGCTGCTGCTCTCGGAGAATCAGAAGCACCTGCCCttggaggagcagctgaagatCCTGCTGGAGCGGCTGGATGAGGTCAATGCTGGCAAGCAGAGCATAGGACGGTCCCGCCGGGCCAAGATGATCAAGAAGGAGATCACAGTCCTACGGCGGAAACTTGCTCACCCGCGGGACCTGGGCAGAGACGGGCTGGAGCGgcacagctcctctgccaggggAGTCCTGCAGTCGCACAACCCCTGCGAGAAGGACCTGCAGACAGACAGCGCTGCAGAAGAGAGCAGCAGTCAGGAGACTGGCAAAG ACCTGCCAGCCAACGGTTTCAGCGGCGGGAACCAGCCAGTGAAGAAGAGCTTCCTGGTGTACCGCAACGACTGCAATCTTCCCCGGAGCAGCTCCGACTCAGAGtccagcagtagcagcagcagcagcgctgcctCAGACCGTACCAG CACAACACCCTccaagcagggcagagggaagccATCTTTCTCCCGAGTGAACTTCCCGGAGGACAGCAGCGAGGACACGTCGGGGACGGAGAATGAGTCCTACTCTGTGGGCACGGGGCGAAGCGTGGGGCACGGCA TGGTGCGCAAGGGCATGGGGCGTGGCGCAGGGTGGCTGTCCGAGGACGAGGATTCCTCCCTGGATGCCCTGGACCTGGTGTGGGCCAAGTGCCGGGGCTACCCCTCCTACCCGGCGCTG ATCATCGACCCCAAGATGCCGCGGGAGGGCATGTTCCACCACggcgtccccatccccgtgcccccctTGGAGGTGCTGAAGCTGGGGGAGCAGATGACTCAGGAAGCACGCGAGCACCTCTACCTTGTCCTCTTCTTCGACAACAAGCGCACTTG gcAGTGGTTGCCCCGGACGAAGCTGGTGCCTCTGGGGGTGAACCAGGACCTGGACAAGGAGAAGATGCTGGAGGGCCGCAAGTCCAACATCCGCAAGTCGGTGCAGATCGCCTACCACCGCGCCATGCAGCACCGCAACAAGGTGCAGGGCGAGCAGAGCAGCGACTCCAGCGAGAGCGACTga